TCAGTTGCAAGGAGTGCAGCCTGCACCGCATCTTTGTCACGTGCGAAATCTTTTACAAGATAGCCGTAGCTTTCCTCATAACCGAACAGGAATGAATATTCGCCTGTTGCTTCGTATGTTTTAATTTTTTCCCCGATAAATTTAAACCCGGTCAGCACATCTTCAGCAGTTGCACCGTAATGCTCAGCAATTTTGCGTCCGATCTCTGACGTTACGATCGTTTTGAATACGCGTCCGTTTTCAGGAAGCTGACCCTTCTCTTTTTTACGTGCTAAAAGATAATCAAGCAGCAGTGCTCCTGTCTGGTTTCCTGTGAGTAAAATGTATTCGCCACCCGGACCTTTTACGGCAAGGCCTAGGCGGTCTCCATCCGGGTCTGCTGTAATCAAAAGATCCGCTCCGATTTCTTTTCCGTCACGAATCGCATATTCAAACGCACCCGGCTCTTCCGGGTTTGGCGATTTAACCGTTGTGAATTCTGAATCCGGCTGTTCCTGTTCCTTCACCACGTGCACATTGTAACCAAGTGCCTTTAAGCCGCGCTGAACCATCATATTTGATGCACCGTGCAATGGAGAGAATACAACCTTTAAATCCGTTTCCTTTGCCATCTGAGGCTTTTCAGAAACCGTGATTAGATGCTCTGCATATGCATCATCGACTTCTGTTGAAATGATTTTGATCAGGCCTTTTTCCTTCAGTGACTCAACAGAATCCACTTCAATTGTCAGTTCATTTTCAATGGCATTAATTTCAGCAATCACAGCGTCTGCATCAGCAAGATTCAGCTGCGCACCGTCTGCGCCATACACTTTAAATCCATTATATTCAGGAGGATTGTGACTGGCCGTTGTCATGCCTCCCATAAAAGTCTTAAGGAATCTCACTGCAAATGACAGCTGAGGTGTTGAGCGCAATGATTCAAATACGTATGTCTGAATCCCGTGTGTAGCAAGTGTACGGGCAATCTCCATTGAGAATTCAGGTGACTTCCGGCGGCAGTCATACGCGAGCACAACGCCCTGCGCTTTTGCTTCTTCACCGTGTTTTTCTATGTATCTTGCAAGACCTTCTGCGGCCTTACGCACTGTATACGTATTCATTTTGTTTGTCCCTGCGCCAATTTCACCGCGCATGCCACCGGTACCGAATTCAAGGTTTTTATAAAAAGCGTCTTCTTTTGCTTTTTCGTTATGTTGGATGGAATGAAGCTCTTGTTTGATTTCCTCTTCTAAAGTATCAAATTTTGCCCATTTTTCGTATTCTGACTGGTAATTCATTTCAATCCCTCCCGGTAGGTATCTATGATTCTATTGTTATTGTAGCAGAATGGAATATGATTGAATATTGAAAATGGGAAAAACCCCTGAATGGTCAGGGGTTTTTCTGGTTTTAGTAAACCGTTGATCTCCACTACAGTTGGCGCTTTCCGCGGCCGCGCGGTGAGCCGGCACGCACTACGCTGTCTCACCTGTCGCTTCTCTGCCGCAGGAGTCGCCAACTTCCGTTCCGATCAACTTATTGCAGTATTTAAAACACTAATAGGGATATTCACTCCAAAAAGTTAAAGATATTTAATACCCCGATTTACTTCTTGTATTGAATGGAGTAAATGTCGTGTCTGCGGTCTTTCAGCTGGCGGACGGTTCCACTTTGGCGTTGGCGGCGAAGGATTTCTAAGTCGACGTCGCCGATCATCACCATTTCAAGGTTTGGATCTGTTTCGCCAACGATTCCGTCACGGGCGAATTCGAAATCTGATGGTGCAAAGATGCCTGACTGTGCGTATTGAATGTCCATATTTTCCGTATCAGGCAGGTTGCCGACTGTTCCTGAAATGACCGTGTAGATCTGATTTTCCACGGCACGTGCCTGTGAACAGTATCTTACGCGCAGGTAGCCCTGGCGATCCTCTGTACAGAATGGTGTGAAGATGATTTTCGCGCCCATGTCCGTTGCGATACGGGCTAGCTCCGGGAATTCGATGTCATAACAGATCTGGATGGCGATTTTACCGCAGTCTGTATCAAATACGCGTACGGTATCACCAGGACTGATTCCCCACCATTTGCGTTCATTTGGCGTGATGTGCAGCTTGTACTGCTTTTCAATCGTTCCATCACGTCTGAACAGGTAAGCGATGTTGTAGATCTCATCGTCATCCTCTTTCACAAAGTGAGAGCCTCCGATAATGTTGACGTTATAGCGCACCGCAAGATCTGTAAAGAGTTCGATGTATTCCTCTGTGTATTCCGTCAGTTTTCTGACAGCCATGCTCGGGGATTTTTCATTCAGGAATGACATGAGCTGTGTTGTAAAGATTTCAGGGAATACCACGAAATCAGAATGTGCGTCTGAGGCAACATCCGTAAAGTACTCAACCTGATTGGCAAAATCGGTAAATGAATCGATTTGACGCATCATGTACTGAACAACACAGATTCGTACCGGATGACTCGTTTTGAAATGGCGCTTTGATTTCGGACGGTAGTCCACATTGTTCCATTCCATTAAAGTTGCATATTTATTGGACTGCTTATCATCCGGAAGATAATTCGGATTGATTCGCATCAGTGTAAATCCATTGATTAACTGAAACGAAAGCACAGGATCATAAATTTTGTGCATTTGAACAGAATCCACATATTCACGCGGAGACATTTCGCCTGCGTATTTATGGTAGTTCGGGATCCGGCCGCCGATAATGATACTCTTCAGATTATATTCACGTGCAAGTTCGCGTCTTGCCTCATACAATCTGTGACCAACCTTCATCCGTCTGTAATCCGGATGCACCATGACTTCAATGCCATAAAGGTTATAGCCGTCAGGATTATGGTTCGTAATATATCCTTCGTCTGTTACATCGTCCCACGTATGGCGATCGTCATATTCATCAAAGTTAATGATCAGGCTTGAGCATGAACCGATAATGTCTCCATCCAGCTCAGCAACAAGCTGTCCGTCCGGGAACATGTCCAGATGACTCTCGAGGTGCTCCACCTTCCACGGGGTCATGCCGGGAAAACAAAGCTTCTGCATGTTGATAATATTTTCTATGTCTGAATGATTCATCTTACGAATAATCATTTTTTTCTCAAATTGAGAGAGATCCAGTTTCTCTGACATACGCTTCACTCCTCCATAAAAAAGTCTCACACTTTATTATAAACGGAATCGCCATTTAAGAAAAATATTGAGCTGATTCCTGCCAAAGTTTAGACAAATAAACAGATAATAATTTCGTTTCCCGTAAACCCTGCTTGTTTTATTTCCCATGAACTTTTACAATTTTGATAGTATAGAATTGAATTAATGAGGAAACGGGGCATTACTTATGACCAAAAAAATTGAAAATCTCCTCTTTCTCGCCTGGGCTGCATCGTTTACAGCGACAGCCGGATCTCTGTACTTTTCAGAAATCAGAGATTTTGACCCTTGTGAGATGTGCTGGTATCAACGGATTTTCATGTATCCAATCGTGATTGTGCTCGGAGCAGCGATCATCAGAAAAGATCCAAAAGCCGCATTGTATTCAGCTTTGCTATCCGGTATCGGGGGATCCATTTCTCTTTACCATTACGGCATTCAAAAGCTGGATTTCCTGTCTGAGAGTGCTCCTGCTTGCGGAGTTGTGTCATGTACGGGACAATATATAAATTGGCTCGGCTTTATCACAATCCCATTTCTGGCGCTGACTGCATTCATCATTATTTTTATTACAAGTATTGTTATTCTCAAGCAATCGAAAGGAGCTCCAACTAAATGAAAAAAATATTAATTTTCGGAGGAATTATCGTCCTCATTTTCGCAGCTATTGTTATTATTACGAATATGCAAAATGCATCTAAACTTGAAAACAACCCATACGGCACAGACGATCTCGACCAGGCAACCATTGATATTCTTGATGACGAAAACTATCAGAATCAAATCCTGCCTGATGAACTAGATGAGCAGATTTCAAGCGGAGAACCTACAACAGTTTATTTCTTCAGCCCGACCTGCCAGTTCTGTATCGAAACAACACCAATGCTTGCGCCATTGGCAGAAGAAATGGATGTTGACATGGTTCAGCTGAACCTTCTTGAATTCAGTGAAGAAGGGGCAAAATACGGTATTCAGTCTACACCAACGCTGATTCATTTTGAAGACGGACAGCCTGTTGACGGCATCGTCGGAGCTGCATCTGAAGAAGAATACCGCTCATTTTTTGAACGTAACGTAACTGGATCCTAATCCTCATCCATCAGAGAAGCCGTAATGGCTTCTTTTTTTATCGGGTAATTGTCTGAGAAAAAAGACCGGAAGCCCCTTTATTTAAAAAAACGGGTCGGACTCATCCTACGCTTTCCGCGGCCGCGCGGTGAGCCAGCTAATGCTTCGCATTACGCTGTCTCACCTGTCGCTTCACTGCCGCAGGAGTCTTCGGATGAGTCCAACCCTCTTTTTGTTTTCGAAGTCGTACGTTTTTACTTGTAGGAATATGAAAAACTAGAAATTCTTAAGGAGTATAAAGCACCTCAAATAAAAGGTTTTAAAAGTGAAAATGGTTTAAAGGATTTAATTACTCAAAAGAGGAGGATGAATTCCGGAATGAGGGACAAGGATTCGAAAATATTACAAAGCGAATGGATTATGCTCAGCAAAACTTTCAGCTACTTGTATAGGGCTCTTTACTTAACTCTCTTTTTACATTTAAGAATCAACAAGACTTTTCTTTTACAAAAGGCCCGGAAGCCCCCGTAGACTCCTGAGGCGGAGAAGGGACAGGTGAAACCGACTGTGCGAAGCGCAGGCGGGTTCACCGCCCGGCCTAGGAAAGCGAATGGGGCTTCCGGGCCGGTTTTGTAATACATTCTTGCCATCCAAAACATTTTATGTGAAAGTATCGTTATGACCATATCGGAGGAGGACAACTGATGGGATTTTCGCTTACAGTCACGGAAAAATGGAGCGGATTGACGCTTGAGGCTGTTTTACGTGACGAGCTGGCTTTCAGCAAAAAAACCATTCACCAGTGGCGAATGGAAAAAGGAATACACATTAATGGCGAACTCACGCCTTGGAAAAACACGCTAAGCGAAGGAGATATCCTGACATTTGCGCTGGATGATCCCGCTCCCTCCTACCCGCCTTCTCAAATGGATATTGACGTGTTATTTCAGGACGATCACCTGATCATCGTGAACAAGCCTTCACAGACCGATACGCATCCTAATGAACCTGGTCAGAATAACACACTTGTAAACGCCGTTGTTCATTATGAGCTGCAAAGTGGACGAACCGGTTACATCCAGCCGATTCACCGCCTCGATCGCGATACGACCGGTGCGATTCTTTTCGCTAAGCATAGTGCGATTAAGCCTTTACTTGATCAGATGCTTGAAAAAAGGGACATTCGGAGAACATATACGGCGATCGTTCAGGGAGAAGTAAAAATCGCAAAAGGGACAATCAATCAACCTATCGGAAAAGACCGCCACCACGCTACACGCCGGAGGATATCCCCTGGAGGACAAAAGGCAGTCACCCACTACAAAAAAATCCGATATGATGCGGCATCTAACACGACCATTTTGTCATTAACACTTGATACCGGTCGGACGCACCAGATCCGGGTTCACTTATCATCAATCGGACACCCGATTGTCGGTGATACGCTTTACGGGGCCAAAAAGGCCGGTCATTCTTATCAGGCATTACATGCTTCCAGTCTGTCATTTGTTCATCCGTTTACAGGTGAACTTGTAGATGTGGACGCACCTGAACCATTGAAACGCCGATTATAAAAAAGAGAGTCCGTCAATATGACGAGCTCTCTTTTCTACTTATCCGTTATGTCCGGCTTTGACCCATTCAGCAACCTGAACAGTCCGTTTAGCCTGGTATTTTACGCCATCTTCCACATTTTCTTTCATGTTCCCGTCCTGATCCACCGTGACACTCGTTCCGTAAGGATTCCCTCCGGAAGCAAACGTAACAGGATCAGAATAACCAGGAGCCGCAATGATCGCACCCCAGTGCATCATTGTCGTATATAAATTAAGGATGGTGGCTTCCTGTCCACCGTGAGGATTTTGTGCCGAACTCATGCCACTGACAACTTTATTGACAAGCTTCCCGTTAAACCAGAGTCCACCGGTTGTATCAATAAAACTCTTCATCTGGGCAGGCATCGTACCGTAACGTGTCGGAATACTGAAAATGTAGGCATCTGCCCATTCAAGGTCATTTAATGTAACCGTTGGAACATCTTTTGTTTGCTCGTAGTGCTCTTTCCATGCAGGATTTGATGCAATGGCCTGCTGTGGTGCAGTCTCTTCAACTTTCAATACCTTTACCTCTGCGCCTGCTTCCTTTGCGGCTTCCTCTGCCCATTTTGCCAGCTGATAGTTCGTCCCGGTTGAGCTGTAATAAATAATTGCCAGTTTAACATTCGACATCAAATCGCTCCTTTAAATGTTGTATTTAAAAAATCCTGCCTTATTCAATATCCCCTCAAATTGCAAAATTAAACATATCTCGAATTCAAAACAACTGTATCAAATATCAAAAACAATCATAGGATTAATGTTACAATGTTCAAATGTAAAGGAGGAATACGATGAGTTTATTAATTATCAGTGGGAGCTCCCGTGAAAACGGCAATGCCGAATATTTAGCGAAAGAAGCTGTCGCGTCTTACAAGGGTGAGGTCAAATGGATACGCCTGCGTGAACATGCCATTCAGCAAATTACAGACCAGAGACATGACGAAAATGGATTTGAGCACGTCGATGATGATCATACAGCGATTGTAGAAGAGATGATCAAAGCAGATGAAATTTTATTTGCCACTCCACTATACTGGTATGGCATGAGCGGTCATATGAAAACCTTCATTGATCGCTGGTCCCAGGCACTGCGCAATGACAGCCTGAATTTCAAAGAAAGCATGTCCGGCAAACCTTCCTACGTCATCACATGCGGCGGTGATCAGGTCCAGTTGAAAGCTCTTCCGCTCATCCTGCAATTCCGACACATTTTCGAATTTATGGGGATGGACTTTAAAAAATACTTCATCGGAGAAGCCAGAAAACCTGGAGATGCGGCAAATAATGCTGAACAATTAAAGAAAGTGGCTGACTTTTTTATTTAAGAAAAGTCTTACTTTAAATAAGCTTGATCCAATTTTTCCTTTCTTTAAATGAGTCAGGTAGCAGACTACAATAGGGCCGGGGCGCATCCGAAGACTCCTACGGCAGAGGAGCGACAGGTGAGACAGCGTATTGCGTAGCAATAGCTGGCTCACCGCGCGGCCGTTGAAAAGCGGAGGCGACTCGCCCAGCCCCGACAAGCATAAGGCGAAAATGAAAAGAGGGTTGCCCTTTACCCTCGTTCATTTTTGACTTATGACCTCGAGGGGCTAGTCGCCGCAGCTAGACAAAGGAAAGCGAAGGATGCGTCCCGGCCCGGTTTTAAACAAGAACAGGGCCGAAGACAAAATAAAACGTCTCCAGTTTTTATTAAACAATTCAGCACATTAATCCGAGCAAGTTGGTTGACATAAAGATCCTCCTATACTATCATGTTGACTGTTATTGATAACTAAAAGTAACCAACTATATAAACACTCAACAACAGGAGGATTTTACACATGTCAGTTTCAACTTTAGAAAAAAACGTATTAGATGTAATCAAAGAACGCCGTGCGACAAAGCAATACGACCCTGAAGCAGAAATCTCACGCGAAGAGTTGATGGAACTGCTACAGGTGATGGGTGAGGCACCTTCAGCCTGGAACCTTCAGCACTGGAGCTTCATGGCTTTCCATAATAAAGAGTCACAGGAAAAGCTTTTACCAATCGCTTATAATCAGCAGCAAATCACAGAGGCATCTGCAGTGGTAGCAATCCTTGGAGACCTTCGTGCAAATGAGAATGTAGACGCAGTTTTCGATCCTGCTGTTGAAGAAGGTGCAATGTCAGCAGAAATCAAACAGGCGCTGAACGGACAAATCCAGGGCGCATACGAAAACGAGCAATTCGCACGTGATGCTGCCTTTACAAACGCTTCACTTGCCGCAATGCAGTTTATGATTGCAGCAAAAGCAAAAGGCTGGGACACTTGCCCAATCGGCGGATTTAACGCTGCCCAGTTTGTTGAGGAATTTGAGGTTTCTGACCGCTACGTACCGGTTATGCTGATTACGGTCGGAAAAGGCTCAAAAGAAGCACGCAAATCAGGCCGTTTAAACATCGAAGATTTAGTTTCATTCGTATAATGATGTAAGAGCCCGGGATCATTCCGGGCTCTTTTTTAATGGTATTTGACAACTATTTCAGGTTAATAGACAACCTTTTGCGGTTATTGAACAACTTTCCTCACTTATTTAACAACTCTTCCCCAAAAAAAATCTCAAAAAAGAGGAACCACCAGGTGATCCCTCCATTTCTAATTATTTATTCACCCGCTCCCGCACTGACACGAGGTCCAGTGCGAAGTCGCGGATCAGCTTTGGCAGCACACCGAATGTGTACGGCTTATACACGCGTTCTGTCCACTTATGTCCATCGCGTCCGTAAACGCCTATGTTAATGGACGGGATATTGAGCTCGCGGATCAGGTCAATTGGAACAGGATACAGCTCTTTCATCCTCGGGATGTTTTTCTGCAGTACGTCAACGGCTTCCTCTGATTCATGCAGAGACAGAAAACTGCCGTCTGCTAAATATGGGAAAAACCGCTTAGTGGTAAACACTTCACCAGTCGCAGCAGAAGTTTCCTTTAACCGGAATTCCAGCTTTTCGATAATTTCCGATCCGAATTGATTCTTCTCACTTAAGTAATTGTGAGGAAGAAACGGCGGTGCGAAAAAGAGAAGAACTCTTGGCTTTTTCTCGGGATCAAGCTGCTGAAGTGCTTCAGCAAGAGCAAAGGCGGCTTCCCGCTTATCACGGCCTTTATAATGTTCAACAACCTTATCGAGTTTACTTTTCACATCGATCCCCTGACGAATTAACTCATCCTCCAGTTCACCAAACGTGCAGACTTCCACAGAAAAATCCCATTCACTTGGCGGAAAACCATGTTTTTTTCTGAAGTCGTGATATTTTCTGCTGCTTTCAACTGCCAGTTTCTTAACCGCATCTTCAGTGATGCCGCGTAACTTTTCAATGACATCCTCCGCTGTTTTTTCAAACACAAAGTAGTTGAAATAAAGGTGAGCACTGATCGCCGTCTGAACATTATAGTCCTTTTTATCATCCTTAAAATGAAGACAGGCAGGCGGCAGCACATATTCCCCTTCAAGGTCCTCGGCAAGATCCGTATTCTGATTAATCCTTCTGTTCAGCTCCGCACCGATCAGCGTCGGATCAACAGACGTCAGAACATCCCCTACATGAGCCTCACGCCCGTATATATAAAAGCAGGGAAGCACTTTCCCGGCAGCTCCTGTGTAAATATATTTGGTCGTATCCCCATCGTACATCGGAGCGATGAAATCATTGTTTACAGCCGCCACAAACTCAAGGCCCTCCTGCTTCATCCGGTGTAATTCCTCAAGTGCCGCAAGCATTCCCGCATGCTCACTCTCCTCATCCGGATTAAAAAGGAAAAGCATCGTGCCGTCAGGTTCTTCCGGGCTGTCAGATAACTCAAGCAGATTCACTAAATGAACCGCTGCCCCGCTCTGCATATCAAGTGAGCCGCGTCCAAACAGCCAGTCACCTGAACGTGCCTCTTCCTGCACCCTGAGATCCCCTTTATGATTTTTAAAAAATGCCTGCAGCTGATCCGGATCATGCGCAATCTCCTGCAAAGAACCAAAATCGTCCGTTCCCACAGTATCAATATGACTGTGAAATAAAACAGACCTCGTCCCCTTACCCTTTAAACGCGCCCAGACATTTTTTCGCCCAAGCGGATCATGTTTGATCTCCTGAATCCAGACTTCCTCCGGATGTTCCTTAAAATATGGAAAAGAGGCGATGATATCATAAATCGCTTCCGCTTTAATCCGTTCATTTCTCGTACCTGTATAACTTTTTAAAGATACTAAATATCTAGTAAGCGTTTCGGCCTGCATTTCCGGTGTTAAATCCTGAAGCTTTTCATACATGACAAGCACTCCCAACCAGTCTTTTTCTTCATCTTAACGAATCGTCTGAAGATTGAAAAGAGAATGTCCGCTCATTTTGGAAATTAATTTTAAAAAAAGGGTTGTGTTCAGACCTATAAACGAATATTATATTCTTTGTGGTTTTTAAACGTTCGTATTTCTACACCAAATTTATTTAAAACCGGGACGTACCCATCCTACGCTTTCCGCGGCCGCGCGGTGAGCCAACTGTGCTGCGCACATTTGTCTCACCTGTCGCTTCACTGCCGCAGGAGTCTTCGGATGGGTACGCCCCTCTGATTATGTCACTTAACAAGTAATATCTCTAAACTGGATTCTCAGCTGATTAATTTCACACAAAATATTGTCCATAGTTTGTCTGTATATTTTCTCATGAACATCTGTTCAGAGGACTGGAAGCCTGGCGGAAAGGGACAGGTGAAACCGGCTAAAGCTCAGGCAGGTTCACCGCCCGGCCATAGAAAAGCGAAGGAGGGCGCATAGGGACGTACAAACTGGACTGGCCCCGACGGAGATAAAGGAAACACAGTGAACGAAGTGAGCTGATGTTGACTTATCGGACGAGGGGACGGAAAGTTTGCTAGTCCCTGCCCGATACAGCTAGACAAAGGAAAGCGAAGGGGGCTTCCAGTCCGGCTTTTTTGAAAATAACTAGGATCAGGTCGGTCCGGTTTTCAAAAATAAATTATTTAACAAAATACATAAAGGAATGATTATATGTTTCGTTTTCATTTGAAGGAAAATAACACGACGGTTAAGACGGAGGTTTTGGCTGGTTTTACGACGTTTATGACGATGGTGTATATCGTGGTTGTGAACCCGATTATTTTATCGAGCGCCGGAGTTCCGTTTGATCAGGTGTTTTTGGCAACCATTATCGCAACCGTGATCGGAACACTGTGGATGGCGCTGTTTGCCAACTATCCGATTGCGATTGCGCCAGGGATGGGGCTGAATGCGTATTTTGCTTTTTCAGTAGTTGGTACGAATACGGCGATTACTTATGAAGTCGCTTTTGCCGCTGTTTTTGTATCAGGGATTCTCTTTACGATTTTATCGCTGACACCATTCAGAAAGAAATTAATTGAAGCGATTCCTGAAAACCTGAAGCATGGGATTACGGCTGGTATTGGATTGTTTATTGCATTTATCGGAATGCGAATGACAGGGATTATTGTGGCTCATCCTGACAATCTTGTTGCGCTTGGCGACCTGCATTCGATGCCTGTGATTCTGGCTTTCAGCGGGCTTGCGATTACGCTTATTCTGATGGCGCTGAATGTAAATGGTGCTTTATTTATCGGGATGGTGTTAACCGGAACGATTGCTTATTTTACGAATCAGCTGACGTTTGATGGGATTGTCGCGATCCCGGGGCTTCCTGAGGGAATTATTGTGGCTAATCCGATCGCTGCTTTTGGGGATGTCATTCAGTATGGGCTGTATGCAGTTGTTTTCTCTTTTCTCCTTGTTACTATTTTTGATACGACAGGGACGATGATCGGTGTTGCCCAGCAGGCGGGACTGATGAAGGGGAAATCGCTGCCCCGTGCGCGTCAGGCGCTGTTAGCGGATTCTGTTGCAGCAACGGCTGGAGCGATGGTTGGAACGAGTCCAACCTCTGCCTACATTGAGTCTTCTTCAGGTGTTGCTGCCGGCGGCCGTACCGGATTAACAACTGTTACAGTTGCTGTACTATTTATCATCGCTGCTTTCTTTGGCCCGCTCGTTGGTGCTGTTTCCGGGGTTTCAGCGATTACAGCTCCTGCATTGATTATTGTTGGAAGTTTAATGATGGGAAGCATCTCGCAGATTAAATGGGGAGAAATTGATGAAGCTTTTCCGGCTTTCCTCATTATCCTGAGCATGCCGTTAACGTCTAGTATTGCAACTGGTATTGCACTAGGGTTTATCTCTTACCCAATATTAAAAGTGGTAAAAGGTAAGTGGAGAGAAGTCCACTTCCTTGTATACCTGTTTGCTGTGTTATTTGCCTATCAGCTTGTGTTCTTACCACATTAATCATGATAAGAAAATGGACCGTACAAATTCTTCTTTTTAAGAAGCTCTGTACGGTCCATATTTTAATGTAAAAATGATCATCCACCTCACCCGGAATACCTTCAGTCCTTACTTTTCTTTTTGCTTTAAGAAAAACTTCAGTGCATCCAGCACGTCTGTTTTTTTCCGTAAAATCGTATGCCGGATCCTGTCGTGCTCTGTTTTTTTATAGACAGACATTAAAGAGGATTGTCTCTGGTACTGACTTACTTCCCCGTAGCCGAATAAGTTACAGTGCTCGGCCAGTTCCTGTATGACAGGCAGACATCTCTCATTATCCGATGTTAAATTATCACCGTCTGAAAAATGGAACGCATATACGTTGTACCGGTTGATCGGATATTCCTTTTTGATCATATCAAGCGCTTTTTTATAAGCAGAAGAACAGATTGTACCCCCGCTCTCCCCTTTAGAGAAAAACGTTTCCTGATCCACTTCTTTCGCTTCTGTATGATGGGCAATGAATCTCATTTCAACGTGAGCATATTTCCCTTTCAAAAAACGGACAAGCCAGAAGAAAAAGCTGC
The nucleotide sequence above comes from Jeotgalibacillus aurantiacus. Encoded proteins:
- a CDS encoding phospho-sugar mutase; amino-acid sequence: MNYQSEYEKWAKFDTLEEEIKQELHSIQHNEKAKEDAFYKNLEFGTGGMRGEIGAGTNKMNTYTVRKAAEGLARYIEKHGEEAKAQGVVLAYDCRRKSPEFSMEIARTLATHGIQTYVFESLRSTPQLSFAVRFLKTFMGGMTTASHNPPEYNGFKVYGADGAQLNLADADAVIAEINAIENELTIEVDSVESLKEKGLIKIISTEVDDAYAEHLITVSEKPQMAKETDLKVVFSPLHGASNMMVQRGLKALGYNVHVVKEQEQPDSEFTTVKSPNPEEPGAFEYAIRDGKEIGADLLITADPDGDRLGLAVKGPGGEYILLTGNQTGALLLDYLLARKKEKGQLPENGRVFKTIVTSEIGRKIAEHYGATAEDVLTGFKFIGEKIKTYEATGEYSFLFGYEESYGYLVKDFARDKDAVQAALLATEAAAYHKAEGKTLYEVLLALFEQHGYYQEGLESLTLKGKDGADQIQTILSSFRQEPLKEIAGLKVEAQEDYQTSRRLNADQTELQIELPSSNVLKYFLEDGSWVCVRPSGTEPKVKFYFSVIGSSLEDSEQKLNHVKASFMEKVHSFI
- a CDS encoding bifunctional GNAT family N-acetyltransferase/carbon-nitrogen hydrolase family protein, with product MSEKLDLSQFEKKMIIRKMNHSDIENIINMQKLCFPGMTPWKVEHLESHLDMFPDGQLVAELDGDIIGSCSSLIINFDEYDDRHTWDDVTDEGYITNHNPDGYNLYGIEVMVHPDYRRMKVGHRLYEARRELAREYNLKSIIIGGRIPNYHKYAGEMSPREYVDSVQMHKIYDPVLSFQLINGFTLMRINPNYLPDDKQSNKYATLMEWNNVDYRPKSKRHFKTSHPVRICVVQYMMRQIDSFTDFANQVEYFTDVASDAHSDFVVFPEIFTTQLMSFLNEKSPSMAVRKLTEYTEEYIELFTDLAVRYNVNIIGGSHFVKEDDDEIYNIAYLFRRDGTIEKQYKLHITPNERKWWGISPGDTVRVFDTDCGKIAIQICYDIEFPELARIATDMGAKIIFTPFCTEDRQGYLRVRYCSQARAVENQIYTVISGTVGNLPDTENMDIQYAQSGIFAPSDFEFARDGIVGETDPNLEMVMIGDVDLEILRRQRQSGTVRQLKDRRHDIYSIQYKK
- a CDS encoding disulfide oxidoreductase, which gives rise to MTKKIENLLFLAWAASFTATAGSLYFSEIRDFDPCEMCWYQRIFMYPIVIVLGAAIIRKDPKAALYSALLSGIGGSISLYHYGIQKLDFLSESAPACGVVSCTGQYINWLGFITIPFLALTAFIIIFITSIVILKQSKGAPTK
- a CDS encoding thioredoxin family protein, with the protein product MKKILIFGGIIVLIFAAIVIITNMQNASKLENNPYGTDDLDQATIDILDDENYQNQILPDELDEQISSGEPTTVYFFSPTCQFCIETTPMLAPLAEEMDVDMVQLNLLEFSEEGAKYGIQSTPTLIHFEDGQPVDGIVGAASEEEYRSFFERNVTGS
- a CDS encoding RluA family pseudouridine synthase; this translates as MGFSLTVTEKWSGLTLEAVLRDELAFSKKTIHQWRMEKGIHINGELTPWKNTLSEGDILTFALDDPAPSYPPSQMDIDVLFQDDHLIIVNKPSQTDTHPNEPGQNNTLVNAVVHYELQSGRTGYIQPIHRLDRDTTGAILFAKHSAIKPLLDQMLEKRDIRRTYTAIVQGEVKIAKGTINQPIGKDRHHATRRRISPGGQKAVTHYKKIRYDAASNTTILSLTLDTGRTHQIRVHLSSIGHPIVGDTLYGAKKAGHSYQALHASSLSFVHPFTGELVDVDAPEPLKRRL
- the wrbA gene encoding NAD(P)H:quinone oxidoreductase produces the protein MSNVKLAIIYYSSTGTNYQLAKWAEEAAKEAGAEVKVLKVEETAPQQAIASNPAWKEHYEQTKDVPTVTLNDLEWADAYIFSIPTRYGTMPAQMKSFIDTTGGLWFNGKLVNKVVSGMSSAQNPHGGQEATILNLYTTMMHWGAIIAAPGYSDPVTFASGGNPYGTSVTVDQDGNMKENVEDGVKYQAKRTVQVAEWVKAGHNG
- a CDS encoding flavodoxin family protein; this encodes MSLLIISGSSRENGNAEYLAKEAVASYKGEVKWIRLREHAIQQITDQRHDENGFEHVDDDHTAIVEEMIKADEILFATPLYWYGMSGHMKTFIDRWSQALRNDSLNFKESMSGKPSYVITCGGDQVQLKALPLILQFRHIFEFMGMDFKKYFIGEARKPGDAANNAEQLKKVADFFI
- a CDS encoding nitroreductase family protein translates to MSVSTLEKNVLDVIKERRATKQYDPEAEISREELMELLQVMGEAPSAWNLQHWSFMAFHNKESQEKLLPIAYNQQQITEASAVVAILGDLRANENVDAVFDPAVEEGAMSAEIKQALNGQIQGAYENEQFARDAAFTNASLAAMQFMIAAKAKGWDTCPIGGFNAAQFVEEFEVSDRYVPVMLITVGKGSKEARKSGRLNIEDLVSFV